A genomic stretch from Maniola jurtina chromosome 26, ilManJurt1.1, whole genome shotgun sequence includes:
- the LOC123878571 gene encoding uncharacterized protein LOC123878571, which yields MSKRKVVHSEGRAIIAKVFHFLQEEYNFMKVNNSDKCDLSPLANVLKRTAEATGVSERTVTRILKEEKELPSPSSKFTSPMKKRRKRDSKFMLDNMHREVIRTTIQNFHISHKQVPTLAKLQSILREKIGFDGCLSTLRSLLIEMGYKWKKIANNRKSLQERHEIQLWRFNFLKKINQYRSEGRHIVYTDETYVLTSHVRQNTWCLKSKDPTKKDTSFSKKLSTGSRFIIVHAGNSSGFIKDASLVYKAASTTGDYHSNMNFDNYVKWLNEKLLPNIPEKSVIVMDNASYHNTRSSKIPTSNSCKSDMKKWLMENNIPFDERSRNIELYDLIKKNKERFVTYKIDEIIKSKGCEILRLPPYHPELNAIENIWGILKNRIASKNIAQNMTEVQNLIFEGLNSIDSNTWLNTCNHVEKIEKEYMKYFDSDFEFVINVGESSDSGTDEFESNSDSLNEDD from the exons ATGTCAAAACGCAAAGTTGTTCATAGCGAG ggACGAGCAATTATCGCTAAAGTCTTTCACTTTCTTCAAgaagaatataattttatgaaagTGAATAACAGTGACAAATGTGATTTAAGTCCTTTGGCTAATGTACTTAAACGTACTGCGGAAGCAACTGGCGTCTCTGAGCGCACTGTAACTAGAATATTGAAAGAAGAAAAGGAGTTGCCGTCACCTTCCTCCAAGTTCACTTCACCCATGAAAAAACGACGTAAGAGAGACAGCAAATTCATGTTGGACAATATGCATAGAGAAGTAATTCGAACTACTATACAAAATTTTCACATTTCACACAAACAAGTACCAACTTTAGCAAAACTTCAGTCAATTTTGAGAGAAAAAATTGGTTTTGACGGATGTTTGAGCACTTTACGCTCTTTGCTCATAGAAATGGGCTACAAATGGAAAAAAATTGCTAACAACCGCAAATCATTACAAGAAAGGCACGAAATACAATTATggcgttttaattttttgaaaaaaattaatcaatatcGTTCAGAAGGCCGTCATATCGTATATACCGATGAAACGTATGTGCTTACTTCTCATGTACGACAAAACACCTGGTGTCTAAAAAGCAAAGATCCAACAAAAAAAGACACGTCTTTTTCAAAGAAGTTGAGTACGGGCAGCCGTTTCATTATAGTACATGCAGGCAACAGTAGTGGTTTTATTAAAGATGCTTCTTTAGTATACAAAGCGGCATCCACAACTGGAGATTATCACTCCAACATGAATTTTGACAATTATGTCAAGTGGCTTAATGAAAAGCTTCTGCCAAATATTCCAGAAAAGTCAGTTATTGTGATGGATAACGCATCTTATCACAACACCCGAAGCAGTAAAATACCTACATCAAATTCTTGTAAGAGTGACATGAAAAAGTGGCTGATGGAAAACAATATTCCGTTTGATGAACGGTCGCGCAATATAGAACTgtatgatttaattaaaaaaaataaagagcgTTTTGTAACGTATAAAATTGACGAGATAATAAAAAGCAAGGGTTGCGAAATATTGCGATTGCCTCCCTATCATCCCGAGTTAAACGCGATAGAAAATATCtggggtattttaaaaaatcgcatTGCCTCTAAAAACATAGCACAAAACATGACTGaagtacaaaatttaatttttgaggGCTTGAACAGCATTGACAGCAACACTTGGCTCAATACCTGCAAtcatgtagaaaaaattgaaaaagaatACATGAAGTACTTTGATTCTGACTTTGAATTTGTTATTAATGTAGGTGAATCAAGTGACAGCGGTACTGATGAGTTTGAAAGTAATAGTGATAGTTTAAACGAAGATGATTGA